A stretch of the Poseidonibacter parvus genome encodes the following:
- a CDS encoding dihydrolipoyl dehydrogenase family protein translates to MKKFDLIIIGAGRASNLAVSASKMGKKVAIIEKSKFGGTCPNRGCVPSKLLIGYAHVARAIKESNRHFIDSTINKIDVEKIFEETNNYISKIDPAYKKRFNENVEVIYGTGKFVSNNIISVNGEELTAPKIVIATGTKPIKAPHEKAWTSDDIFPLKGEIPKSITIVGSGFIACELANFFSAVGIETKLLVRSQRILSNEDSDISAIFKEEFSKNVDILFDTSIDEIDYKDKQFNLILINKENQKSKHSSQALLYATGRQSNTDSLDLQNTDIQVNDRGYIKRDEFFETNAKGVYVVGDASGEHMLQHAAAQEVNHLGKLLFENESKALKFKYMPHAVFTEPEIASVGITEQKAKELNIKYVTSTTNWLASAKAMSTRLKYPRTKFIINPDTYEILGCHLIGPESSTMMHQILVVMHLDNDIRHLKEMLYIHPALNEAILPAAVNTVKVVEAYKKDK, encoded by the coding sequence ATGAAAAAATTTGATTTGATAATAATTGGAGCTGGACGTGCTAGTAACTTAGCTGTAAGTGCTTCTAAAATGGGGAAAAAAGTTGCAATAATTGAGAAATCAAAATTTGGTGGAACTTGTCCAAATAGAGGTTGTGTTCCTTCAAAACTTTTAATTGGCTACGCACATGTTGCACGTGCTATTAAAGAATCAAATAGGCACTTTATCGATTCAACAATAAATAAAATTGATGTAGAAAAGATATTTGAAGAAACAAATAATTATATTTCTAAAATAGACCCTGCTTATAAAAAAAGATTTAATGAAAATGTTGAAGTAATCTATGGAACTGGAAAATTTGTATCAAATAATATTATAAGTGTTAATGGTGAAGAATTAACAGCGCCTAAAATCGTAATAGCTACAGGAACAAAACCTATAAAAGCTCCACATGAAAAAGCTTGGACAAGTGATGATATTTTTCCTTTAAAAGGTGAAATTCCAAAATCTATTACAATTGTGGGTTCTGGTTTTATAGCATGTGAATTAGCAAACTTCTTTTCAGCTGTTGGAATAGAAACAAAGCTACTTGTAAGGAGTCAAAGAATATTAAGTAATGAAGATAGTGATATTTCTGCTATTTTTAAAGAAGAGTTTAGTAAAAATGTTGACATCTTATTTGATACAAGTATTGATGAAATTGATTATAAAGATAAGCAATTTAATTTAATACTAATAAACAAAGAAAATCAAAAATCAAAACATTCATCACAAGCTTTACTTTATGCAACAGGAAGACAATCAAATACAGATAGCCTAGATTTACAAAACACAGATATACAAGTAAATGATAGAGGATATATAAAAAGAGATGAATTCTTTGAAACAAATGCAAAAGGTGTTTATGTAGTAGGTGATGCAAGTGGAGAACACATGTTACAACATGCAGCCGCACAAGAAGTAAATCACTTAGGAAAACTCTTATTTGAAAATGAGAGCAAAGCTTTAAAATTCAAATACATGCCTCATGCTGTATTTACAGAACCTGAAATTGCAAGTGTTGGTATTACTGAGCAAAAAGCAAAAGAGCTAAATATCAAATATGTTACATCAACGACAAATTGGCTAGCAAGTGCAAAAGCAATGTCTACAAGACTTAAATATCCTAGAACAAAATTTATAATAAATCCTGATACTTATGAGATTTTAGGATGTCATTTAATAGGTCCTGAAAGTTCAACTATGATGCACCAAATATTAGTAGTTATGCATTTAGATAATGATATTAGACATTTAAAAGAGATGTTATATATTCATCCAGCATTAAATGAAGCAATACTACCAGCTGCTGTTAATACTGTAAAAGTGGTTGAAGCTTACAAAAAAGATAAATAA
- a CDS encoding FMN-binding glutamate synthase family protein: MKKNTKKALIILAVILGVWLIIEVSFLWLIMIISGLIALAVYDMNQTKHSLWRNFPIVGRLRWVFEELRPPIRQYFMESDIDGVPFNRQERSLVYRRSKKLVSTIPFGTKVDVYKAGYEWIGHSLSAVKAKDLDHDPRIVIGDTLCSKPYSASIFNVSAMSFGALSSAAVKSLGYGAKIGGFALNTGEGGISKYHLESNCDLIWQVGTGYFGCRNEDGTFNPELFKEKSNYENVKMVEIKLSQGAKPGHGGILPANKNTPEIAEGRGVKPHTQVDSPPIHSAFTSAEEMMKFITKLRDLSGGKPIGIKLCIGRKEEFINLCKVMHLTGLKPDFITIDGGEGGTGAAPLEYTNSVGMPLREALVFVVDALIGFDLKKDIKVIASGKVLNGMDILKKLSLGADLCASARGMMFSLGCIQALDCHKNTCPTGVATQNKRLGSALIVEDKKQRVANYHKGTIESFIELLASSGLDDFDKLTRKHVFYRLDETKYKRYDELYKPLTPGDLLKAPYPKDFKRFMN, encoded by the coding sequence ATGAAAAAAAATACAAAAAAAGCTTTGATAATCTTAGCTGTAATACTTGGAGTTTGGCTAATTATTGAGGTTTCATTCTTATGGTTAATTATGATTATTTCAGGATTAATTGCTCTAGCAGTTTATGATATGAATCAAACAAAACACTCTTTATGGCGTAACTTTCCGATTGTAGGACGTTTAAGATGGGTTTTTGAAGAGTTAAGACCTCCAATTAGACAATATTTTATGGAATCTGATATTGATGGAGTTCCTTTTAATAGACAAGAAAGAAGTCTAGTTTATAGACGTTCTAAAAAGCTTGTTAGTACTATTCCTTTTGGTACAAAAGTAGATGTATATAAAGCTGGTTATGAATGGATAGGTCACTCTTTAAGTGCTGTAAAAGCAAAAGACTTAGACCATGATCCAAGAATTGTTATTGGTGATACTTTATGTTCGAAACCTTACAGTGCAAGTATTTTTAATGTATCTGCAATGAGTTTTGGAGCGCTTAGTTCAGCAGCTGTAAAATCACTTGGATATGGAGCTAAAATAGGTGGTTTTGCTTTAAACACAGGTGAGGGTGGAATTTCTAAGTATCATCTTGAATCAAATTGTGATTTAATTTGGCAAGTAGGAACTGGATATTTTGGTTGTAGAAATGAAGATGGTACTTTTAATCCTGAATTATTTAAAGAAAAATCAAATTATGAAAATGTAAAAATGGTTGAAATAAAACTATCACAAGGTGCAAAACCAGGTCATGGTGGAATTTTACCAGCAAATAAAAATACTCCTGAAATCGCAGAAGGAAGAGGTGTTAAACCACATACTCAAGTTGATTCACCACCAATACACTCTGCATTTACAAGTGCAGAAGAAATGATGAAATTTATTACTAAACTAAGAGACTTATCAGGTGGTAAACCAATAGGAATTAAGCTTTGTATTGGTAGGAAAGAAGAGTTTATCAATCTTTGTAAGGTAATGCATTTAACAGGTTTAAAACCTGATTTTATTACTATTGATGGTGGTGAAGGTGGAACTGGTGCTGCTCCTTTAGAGTATACTAACTCTGTTGGAATGCCTTTACGTGAAGCTTTAGTTTTTGTAGTTGATGCTTTAATTGGTTTTGATTTGAAAAAAGATATAAAAGTTATTGCTTCTGGTAAGGTTTTAAATGGAATGGATATTCTAAAGAAACTATCATTGGGTGCAGATTTATGTGCAAGTGCTAGAGGTATGATGTTTTCATTAGGTTGTATTCAAGCTTTAGATTGTCATAAAAACACATGTCCAACTGGTGTTGCTACTCAGAATAAAAGGTTAGGAAGTGCCTTAATTGTAGAGGATAAAAAACAAAGAGTCGCAAATTATCATAAAGGTACTATTGAAAGTTTTATTGAATTACTAGCATCTTCTGGACTTGATGATTTTGATAAATTAACAAGAAAACATGTATTTTATAGATTAGATGAAACAAAATATAAAAGATATGATGAATTATATAAACCTTTAACTCCAGGAGACCTTTTAAAAGCTCCTTATCCAAAAGATTTCAAAAGATTTATGAACTAA
- a CDS encoding group III truncated hemoglobin, whose protein sequence is MLDNEITKENLNKLVVTFYTRVLKDEKLAPYFIEKLGDDLKSDIWQKHITLLTNFWYTISHGRGEYNGSPFAPHMQISGLDKEAFEAWLRLFFSSVDKIFVEDIANKFKERSSIIASNFMRNLAI, encoded by the coding sequence TTGTTAGATAATGAAATCACAAAAGAAAATTTAAATAAATTAGTAGTGACTTTTTATACAAGAGTTTTAAAAGATGAGAAGTTAGCTCCATATTTTATAGAAAAATTAGGAGATGATTTAAAATCTGATATTTGGCAAAAGCATATTACACTTCTTACGAACTTTTGGTATACAATTTCTCATGGAAGAGGTGAATATAATGGTTCACCATTTGCTCCTCATATGCAAATATCAGGTTTAGATAAAGAAGCTTTTGAAGCTTGGCTTAGACTATTTTTTTCATCTGTTGATAAAATTTTTGTAGAAGATATTGCAAATAAATTTAAAGAAAGAAGCTCAATTATAGCTTCAAACTTTATGAGAAACTTAGCTATCTAA
- a CDS encoding GreA/GreB family elongation factor, which produces MAKELITSFGYDKILKEFKQLLEIEKPYWVKEKQIAAQHGDRSENAEYIAAKEQIRNLDKRLRFLNKIINNSEVVDISKIPHIKVNFGSKVTVFDFILDTKKTYKIVGTHETNPNENKISNKSPLGKVLIAKELNEEFEFRINDNIYEYEILKIQECKAEDL; this is translated from the coding sequence ATGGCAAAAGAATTAATTACAAGTTTTGGATATGACAAAATTTTAAAAGAGTTTAAACAATTATTAGAAATTGAAAAACCTTATTGGGTAAAGGAAAAGCAAATAGCTGCACAACATGGAGATAGAAGTGAAAATGCAGAATATATTGCAGCTAAAGAGCAAATAAGAAACTTAGATAAAAGGCTTAGGTTTTTAAATAAAATTATTAATAATAGTGAAGTAGTTGATATTTCTAAAATCCCTCATATAAAAGTAAACTTTGGTTCAAAAGTTACAGTTTTTGATTTTATCTTAGATACTAAAAAAACTTATAAAATAGTTGGAACACATGAAACAAATCCTAATGAAAATAAAATATCAAATAAATCTCCATTAGGAAAAGTTTTAATAGCAAAAGAGTTAAATGAAGAGTTTGAGTTTAGAATCAATGATAATATTTATGAATATGAAATATTAAAAATACAAGAATGTAAAGCAGAAGATTTATGA
- a CDS encoding VTT domain-containing protein, which produces MKLLIKTILILFTIFTSMLLIIKFTGVLSIEDIKEIFANLKSQPSYILGSLIILLLFIDLFIAVPTMTIIILAGYFIGFELAVFYTSLGLLSASLTGYFLSKKYGLKVLDKLSSNEEQKEEMTGLFNKHGVLVIVLSRAVPLLPEISSCLAGTCKMSFKRFLLAWLIGTIPYVCVMTYAGSISNLDNPMPALYAALGITLLFWIAWMVFMKFNKKRQRNLDS; this is translated from the coding sequence ATGAAACTTCTAATAAAAACAATTTTAATTTTATTTACTATTTTTACTTCAATGCTACTTATTATAAAATTTACTGGAGTTTTAAGTATTGAAGATATCAAAGAGATATTTGCAAATTTAAAATCACAACCTTCATATATTTTAGGTTCTTTGATAATACTTTTACTATTTATTGATTTATTTATAGCAGTTCCCACTATGACTATTATAATACTTGCAGGATATTTTATAGGTTTTGAATTAGCTGTGTTTTACACAAGCTTAGGCTTATTAAGTGCATCTTTAACAGGATATTTTTTATCTAAAAAATATGGTTTAAAAGTTTTAGATAAATTATCTTCAAATGAAGAACAAAAAGAAGAAATGACAGGTTTATTTAATAAACATGGAGTTTTAGTAATAGTTTTATCAAGAGCAGTTCCTTTGCTTCCTGAAATATCATCTTGTCTTGCAGGAACTTGTAAAATGTCATTTAAAAGATTTTTATTAGCTTGGCTTATAGGAACAATTCCTTACGTTTGTGTTATGACTTATGCAGGTTCTATTAGTAATTTAGACAATCCTATGCCAGCACTTTATGCTGCTTTAGGAATTACATTATTATTTTGGATTGCTTGGATGGTTTTTATGAAGTTTAATAAAAAGAGACAAAGAAACTTAGATAGCTAA
- a CDS encoding cysteine-rich CWC family protein: MNFKAKLCPFCKKDNKCGVLNASSCWCMSTKIPEELKELIPKESKMKSCICKSCVEEFIKDSTSFKTKYHFLIKS; the protein is encoded by the coding sequence ATGAATTTCAAAGCAAAACTTTGTCCTTTTTGTAAAAAAGATAATAAGTGTGGTGTTTTAAATGCTAGTTCTTGTTGGTGTATGAGTACAAAAATACCAGAAGAATTAAAAGAACTAATACCAAAAGAATCTAAAATGAAATCATGTATTTGTAAATCATGTGTTGAAGAGTTTATAAAAGATTCCACATCATTTAAAACTAAATATCATTTTTTAATAAAATCTTAA
- a CDS encoding class I SAM-dependent methyltransferase: protein MNIEDLEKIVVKNLKNTNEEFKRVFHGRGNLYDDFSYLTIDSIDKILFVVLFEEIDESKEKELLLSIENIFDTLAHDTLVLQRRYLDKSPCEVLKGELKKENFAISNAIKHKINFSNKNIGFFPDMKVGHEYILQNSKNKNVLNLFSYTCAFSLCASKAGAKNIVNVDMQKSVLTIGRENHHINNFNTSNVHFMPYNILKSWNRIKKQGPYDIIIIDPPSFQKGSFAASRDYVKIIKKLDTLANDNCVVLSALNAPELDTNFIKNIFEEFAPSFKFEKRLDNLETFPCIDDEKTLKNLIFKKEI from the coding sequence ATGAATATAGAAGATTTAGAAAAAATAGTAGTAAAAAACTTAAAAAATACAAATGAAGAGTTTAAAAGAGTTTTTCATGGACGTGGAAATTTGTATGATGATTTTTCTTATCTTACAATTGATTCAATAGATAAAATTTTATTTGTTGTTTTATTTGAAGAAATTGATGAGTCAAAAGAAAAAGAATTACTTTTAAGTATTGAAAATATATTTGATACTTTAGCTCATGATACTTTAGTTTTACAAAGAAGATATTTAGATAAATCTCCTTGTGAAGTATTAAAAGGTGAGCTTAAAAAAGAGAATTTTGCAATATCAAATGCTATAAAACATAAGATAAATTTTTCTAATAAAAATATTGGATTTTTTCCTGATATGAAAGTAGGACATGAGTATATTTTACAAAACTCTAAAAATAAAAATGTATTAAATCTTTTTTCATATACATGTGCATTTTCTTTATGTGCAAGTAAAGCAGGTGCTAAAAATATTGTAAATGTAGATATGCAAAAAAGTGTTTTAACAATAGGACGAGAAAACCATCATATAAATAATTTTAATACTTCAAATGTTCATTTTATGCCTTATAATATTTTAAAATCTTGGAATAGAATTAAAAAACAAGGGCCTTATGACATTATTATAATCGACCCGCCTTCTTTTCAAAAAGGAAGCTTTGCTGCTAGTAGAGATTATGTAAAGATAATTAAAAAATTAGATACTTTAGCAAATGATAATTGTGTTGTTTTATCTGCACTTAATGCTCCAGAACTTGATACTAATTTTATAAAAAATATATTTGAAGAGTTTGCACCTAGTTTTAAATTTGAAAAAAGATTGGATAATTTAGAAACTTTTCCTTGTATCGATGATGAAAAAACTTTAAAAAATTTAATTTTTAAAAAAGAAATATAA
- a CDS encoding RluA family pseudouridine synthase: protein MPYVLKKFEVKEKKLIDDFLIQDAGLCLKLSQSLLSKGKVLNQDNKRLQKKQIVKAGFIFVNVFEAITKGLNPLFQTEHFAIFDKPSGLLVHPSSINNEYTLLDEIKYHFDDNASLVHRIDKETSGLVLIAKNKYSEMILKEMFEEKKYKKTYKALVENELKNSIEINSPITNDTGIIKLKMKVDEKGKPSSTIIEPISFNKKKNQTLVYAYPKTGRQHQIRVHLNSIKHRIIGDPIYGLDESFADKILKKEVTQEERSLLSGDKRLLLHAYSLEFEYLNIKYKFVSKQKFSS from the coding sequence TTGCCATACGTATTAAAAAAATTTGAAGTAAAAGAAAAAAAATTAATTGATGATTTTTTAATACAAGACGCAGGCCTTTGTTTAAAACTATCCCAAAGTCTTTTATCAAAAGGCAAAGTTTTAAATCAAGATAATAAAAGACTACAAAAAAAACAAATAGTTAAAGCAGGATTTATTTTTGTAAATGTATTTGAAGCCATAACAAAAGGTTTAAACCCACTTTTTCAAACAGAACACTTTGCAATTTTTGATAAGCCATCAGGACTTTTAGTACATCCTAGTTCAATCAATAATGAATATACTTTATTAGATGAAATCAAATACCATTTTGATGATAATGCATCGCTAGTTCATAGAATTGATAAAGAAACATCAGGGCTTGTATTAATTGCCAAAAATAAATACAGTGAAATGATTTTAAAAGAGATGTTTGAAGAGAAAAAATATAAAAAAACGTATAAAGCATTAGTAGAAAATGAGTTAAAAAATAGTATTGAAATAAATTCACCTATTACAAATGATACAGGAATTATAAAATTAAAAATGAAAGTTGATGAAAAAGGAAAACCTTCAAGTACAATTATAGAGCCAATTTCTTTTAATAAAAAGAAAAATCAAACACTAGTATACGCTTATCCAAAAACAGGAAGGCAACATCAAATAAGAGTACATTTAAACTCAATTAAACATAGAATAATAGGTGATCCTATTTATGGACTTGATGAAAGTTTTGCAGATAAAATTTTGAAAAAGGAAGTTACACAAGAAGAGAGAAGTCTTTTATCAGGAGATAAAAGACTTCTTCTTCATGCCTATTCTTTAGAGTTTGAATATTTAAATATTAAATATAAGTTTGTTTCAAAACAAAAATTTAGTTCATAA
- a CDS encoding OFA family MFS transporter, which yields MIEKNRWLMALSAVGVHICIGSVYAWSVYVKPIQEQMDWTLTDVTIAFSIAIFFLGLSAALMGKFVEKNGPRVSAIIAASLFGLGTIGSGLAIMMESKMLLYFFYGVLGGCGLGIGYISPVSTLVKWFPDKRGMATGLAIMGFGFASAIWGPTIKVLIGSVGIAWTFIILGSIYFVIMFASALYLEKPEEGYLPEKFQKKIKEGKKKLKEDLALLGLNEAVKTPRFYGLWLMLFINVTCGIAIIGVASPLLQEVIGISAIAAAAAVGLMGIFNGAGRIFWASLSDYLTRPVVYIIFFATQAIAFYMLPTVTEIVIFQFLLFFIMSCYGGGFASIPAYIGDIFGTKELGAIHGYILTAWAAAGLVGPLIISMVKDSTGSYSQTLYVFAGFFVVALVISILMLINIKQIQKKKSK from the coding sequence TTGATTGAAAAAAATAGATGGCTAATGGCTTTATCTGCTGTTGGAGTTCATATTTGTATTGGTTCTGTATATGCATGGAGTGTATATGTAAAACCAATTCAAGAGCAAATGGATTGGACTTTAACTGATGTAACAATTGCATTTAGTATTGCAATATTCTTTTTAGGATTATCAGCTGCACTTATGGGAAAGTTTGTTGAGAAAAATGGTCCTAGAGTGTCTGCAATTATTGCAGCTTCATTATTTGGTTTAGGAACTATTGGTTCAGGACTTGCAATAATGATGGAATCTAAAATGCTTTTATACTTTTTTTATGGAGTATTAGGTGGCTGTGGATTAGGAATTGGTTATATTTCACCAGTTTCAACATTAGTTAAATGGTTTCCTGATAAAAGAGGAATGGCAACTGGACTTGCTATCATGGGATTTGGTTTCGCATCAGCAATTTGGGGTCCAACTATAAAAGTTCTAATAGGTTCAGTTGGAATTGCATGGACATTTATTATTTTAGGGTCTATTTATTTTGTAATAATGTTTGCTTCTGCTTTATATTTAGAAAAGCCAGAAGAGGGTTATTTACCAGAAAAATTCCAGAAAAAAATTAAAGAAGGTAAGAAAAAGTTAAAAGAAGATTTAGCCTTACTTGGTTTAAATGAAGCTGTTAAAACACCAAGATTCTATGGACTTTGGTTAATGTTATTTATAAATGTAACTTGTGGTATTGCAATTATTGGAGTAGCGTCTCCTTTACTTCAAGAAGTTATAGGTATCTCAGCAATTGCTGCAGCTGCTGCAGTTGGTTTAATGGGAATATTCAATGGAGCTGGAAGAATTTTTTGGGCTTCATTATCTGATTATTTAACAAGACCTGTTGTTTATATTATCTTTTTTGCGACACAAGCAATTGCATTTTATATGTTGCCAACAGTTACTGAAATTGTAATATTTCAGTTTTTATTGTTTTTTATTATGTCTTGTTATGGTGGTGGTTTTGCTTCAATTCCAGCATATATTGGAGATATCTTTGGAACAAAAGAGTTAGGTGCAATTCATGGTTATATATTAACTGCATGGGCTGCTGCAGGACTTGTTGGTCCACTTATTATATCTATGGTAAAAGATTCAACTGGTTCATATTCTCAAACTTTATATGTATTTGCAGGCTTCTTTGTTGTTGCTTTAGTAATTTCAATTTTAATGCTTATAAATATAAAACAAATTCAAAAGAAAAAATCTAAATAA